The Mycolicibacterium boenickei genome has a segment encoding these proteins:
- a CDS encoding electron transfer flavoprotein subunit alpha/FixB family protein: MAEVLVLVEHSEGALKKVSAELITAARALGEPSAVVVGKPGTAAPLVDGLKAAGAAKIYVAESDDAETYLLTPVVDVLAGLAESAAPAGVIVAATADGKEIAARLAARIGSGLLVDVVEVREGAVGVHSIFGGAFTVEAQVTSDTPVITVRPGAIEAAPADGAGEVVNVEVPAQAENATKITKREPAVAGDRPELTEASVVVAGGRGVGSAESFSVVEELADSLGGAVGASRAAVDSGYYPGQFQVGQTGKTVSPQLYIALGISGAIQHRAGMQTSKTIIAVNKDEEAPIFEIADLGIVGDLFKVSPQLTEAVKARKG, encoded by the coding sequence ATGGCTGAAGTACTTGTGCTCGTTGAGCACTCCGAAGGCGCATTGAAGAAGGTCAGCGCCGAACTCATCACCGCCGCCCGCGCCCTGGGTGAGCCCTCCGCCGTTGTGGTGGGCAAGCCGGGCACCGCGGCTCCGCTGGTCGACGGCCTGAAGGCCGCCGGTGCGGCCAAGATCTACGTCGCCGAGTCGGACGACGCAGAGACCTACCTGCTCACCCCCGTCGTCGACGTGCTGGCCGGGCTGGCCGAGTCGGCCGCCCCCGCCGGCGTGATCGTCGCGGCCACCGCTGACGGCAAGGAAATCGCCGCCCGCCTGGCCGCGCGGATCGGCTCGGGTCTGCTGGTTGACGTGGTCGAGGTCCGCGAAGGTGCCGTGGGCGTCCACAGCATCTTCGGTGGCGCCTTCACCGTCGAGGCTCAGGTCACCAGTGACACCCCGGTGATCACCGTGCGTCCGGGCGCGATCGAGGCCGCCCCGGCCGACGGTGCCGGCGAGGTCGTCAACGTCGAGGTCCCGGCCCAGGCCGAGAACGCGACCAAGATCACCAAGCGCGAGCCCGCCGTTGCCGGTGACCGCCCCGAGCTCACCGAGGCCAGCGTCGTGGTCGCCGGTGGTCGTGGTGTCGGCAGCGCCGAGAGCTTCTCGGTCGTCGAGGAGCTGGCCGACTCGCTGGGTGGCGCCGTCGGTGCCTCCCGCGCCGCGGTCGACTCGGGCTACTACCCGGGCCAGTTCCAGGTCGGCCAGACCGGCAAGACCGTGTCGCCGCAGCTGTACATCGCCCTGGGCATCTCGGGCGCGATCCAGCACCGCGCCGGCATGCAGACGTCGAAGACGATCATCGCGGTGAACAAGGACGAGGAAGCGCCGATCTTCGAGATCGCCGACCTCGGCATCGTCGGTGACCTGTTCAAGGTCAGCCCGCAGCTGACCGAGGCGGTCAAGGCCCGCAAGGGATAG
- a CDS encoding esterase — MRISPVTALLAAGALLGWLGMPLAAAQSACADLGGTVDGDQTCQVHTANATYRLDYTFPVDYPDQQAVAAYLTQTRDGFVNVSGMPGSRDQPYVLDAKGTAYSSGTPARTQSLVFEVYQNVGGAHPQTWYKTFNYNVATRAPITFDTLFKPGSRPLDVVFPIVQRELQKQSGVEQAIPSTVGLDPVHYQNFAITDDSVIFFFGQGELLPEAAGASQANVPRSAVAALLA, encoded by the coding sequence ATGCGAATTTCCCCTGTGACAGCGCTGCTGGCGGCCGGTGCGCTGCTCGGCTGGCTCGGCATGCCGCTGGCGGCCGCGCAGTCGGCCTGCGCCGACCTCGGCGGCACCGTCGACGGTGACCAGACGTGTCAGGTGCACACCGCCAACGCCACCTACAGGCTGGATTACACGTTTCCGGTCGACTACCCCGATCAACAGGCCGTCGCCGCTTACCTGACCCAGACCCGCGACGGATTCGTCAACGTCTCGGGCATGCCCGGCTCACGCGATCAGCCTTACGTGCTGGACGCCAAGGGCACTGCGTACAGTTCTGGCACCCCGGCGCGCACCCAGAGCCTGGTGTTCGAGGTCTATCAGAACGTCGGCGGGGCGCACCCGCAGACCTGGTACAAGACGTTCAACTACAACGTGGCCACGCGGGCACCGATCACCTTCGACACCCTGTTCAAACCGGGCTCCAGGCCGTTGGACGTGGTGTTCCCGATCGTGCAGCGCGAACTGCAGAAGCAGTCGGGCGTCGAACAGGCCATCCCGTCAACCGTCGGTCTGGACCCCGTGCACTATCAGAACTTTGCGATCACCGACGACTCGGTGATCTTCTTCTTCGGCCAGGGTGAACTGCTGCCGGAAGCCGCCGGTGCCAGCCAGGCCAACGTGCCACGGTCCGCCGTGGCGGCGCTCCTGGCCTGA
- a CDS encoding outer membrane protein assembly factor BamB family protein, giving the protein MFRRYLALAVAVLFTGLLAGCENTDSWVNAHAAEGWSAQYGDAANSSYTRSHGPEALRLDWSRSVKGELGAQVALSADNRLAVNAQTAGGCSLMVWEADNNARQRWCTRLVLGGGWSSPLFDGFDNVYIGQPGTILSFPPTQWVRWRQPVIGMPTTPRLLDDGQLLVVTHLGQVLVFDGHRGTVDGTPLDLVAGVDPTDSQRGLGDCQPARSRCPVAAAPAFSHQAGIVVLSVWQPGAEAPVLMGLRYHPGEETLLTQEWTSTAVGRGPLASPVLSADGSTVYVNGRDQKLWALNSADGSPKWSVPLNYLAQTPPSVSPDGLIVAGGGPEAKLTAVRDAGDHGEVAWGRDDVVPLTTSSRAGSVGYTIAREGGHGQTLLVFDTADGHTLNAYPVPEATGWPVGVSIGQDHRIVTATSDGQVYGFAPA; this is encoded by the coding sequence GTGTTCCGGCGATACCTTGCACTGGCGGTCGCGGTGCTGTTCACAGGTCTGCTCGCCGGTTGCGAGAACACCGATTCCTGGGTGAACGCGCACGCCGCGGAAGGCTGGTCAGCGCAGTACGGAGACGCCGCCAACAGCAGTTACACCCGGTCCCACGGCCCGGAGGCGCTTCGCCTGGACTGGAGCCGATCGGTCAAGGGTGAGCTGGGTGCTCAGGTGGCGCTGAGCGCGGACAACCGCCTGGCGGTCAACGCGCAGACCGCCGGGGGCTGCTCATTGATGGTGTGGGAAGCCGACAACAACGCCCGCCAGCGCTGGTGCACGCGTCTGGTGCTGGGCGGCGGCTGGTCCAGTCCCCTGTTCGACGGGTTCGACAACGTCTACATCGGGCAACCCGGCACCATCCTGTCCTTCCCGCCCACCCAGTGGGTCCGCTGGCGCCAGCCGGTGATCGGCATGCCGACCACGCCCAGGCTCCTGGACGACGGCCAACTGCTGGTGGTCACCCATCTGGGCCAGGTGCTGGTGTTCGACGGACACCGCGGCACGGTCGACGGAACACCGCTGGATCTGGTTGCCGGCGTCGATCCGACCGATTCGCAGCGTGGTCTGGGCGACTGCCAGCCAGCCCGGTCGCGGTGCCCGGTGGCCGCCGCGCCCGCGTTCTCGCACCAGGCCGGCATCGTGGTGCTCAGCGTGTGGCAGCCCGGCGCCGAGGCACCGGTGCTGATGGGCTTGCGCTACCACCCCGGCGAGGAGACGCTCCTGACGCAGGAATGGACCAGCACCGCGGTCGGCCGCGGACCGCTGGCCAGCCCGGTGCTGTCGGCCGACGGTTCGACGGTGTACGTCAACGGCCGCGACCAGAAGCTGTGGGCGCTCAACTCTGCCGACGGTTCGCCGAAATGGTCGGTGCCGCTGAACTATCTGGCCCAGACCCCGCCCTCGGTGTCGCCGGACGGGCTGATCGTGGCCGGGGGCGGGCCGGAGGCCAAACTGACCGCGGTGCGCGACGCCGGCGACCACGGTGAGGTGGCCTGGGGCCGTGACGATGTGGTCCCGCTGACCACCTCGAGCCGGGCCGGCAGTGTCGGCTACACGATTGCCCGCGAGGGTGGCCACGGCCAGACCTTGTTGGTGTTCGACACCGCCGACGGGCACACCCTGAACGCCTACCCGGTTCCTGAGGCCACCGGCTGGCCGGTGGGGGTGTCGATCGGTCAGGATCACCGGATCGTCACCGCGACCAGCGACGGTCAGGTGTACGGGTTCGCGCCGGCCTGA
- a CDS encoding class I SAM-dependent methyltransferase: MSAFVGDPDHALPLTGERTIPGLAEENYWFRRHEVVYQRLAGRCVDREVLEAGCGEGYGADLIADVARRVVALDYDEATVAHVRARYPRVQIQHGNLAELPLADQSVDVVVNFQVIEHLWDQGQFVSECFRVLRPGGVFLVSTPNRITFSPGRDTPLNPFHTRELNAAELTELLHDAGFEVESMLGVFHGAGLAELDARHGGSIIEAQVQRAVADAPWPEQLLADVAAVGIDDFDLTSATERNIDDSLDLVAIAVRP; encoded by the coding sequence ATGAGCGCATTCGTTGGCGACCCGGATCACGCCCTACCCCTGACCGGCGAGCGGACCATCCCCGGCCTGGCCGAGGAGAATTACTGGTTTCGCCGGCATGAGGTGGTGTACCAGCGACTGGCGGGCCGGTGCGTCGACCGAGAGGTCCTCGAAGCCGGCTGCGGCGAAGGCTACGGCGCCGACCTGATCGCCGACGTCGCACGTCGCGTCGTGGCACTGGACTACGACGAGGCCACGGTGGCACACGTGCGGGCCCGCTACCCGAGGGTGCAGATCCAGCACGGCAACCTGGCCGAGCTGCCCCTGGCCGACCAGTCGGTCGACGTCGTGGTGAACTTCCAGGTCATCGAACACCTTTGGGATCAAGGTCAATTCGTCTCCGAATGCTTCCGGGTGCTGCGGCCCGGCGGCGTGTTCCTGGTCTCCACCCCCAACCGGATCACCTTCTCCCCCGGTCGCGACACCCCGCTCAACCCGTTCCACACCCGCGAGCTCAACGCCGCGGAGCTGACCGAACTGCTGCACGACGCGGGCTTCGAGGTCGAGTCGATGCTCGGGGTGTTTCACGGTGCCGGGCTGGCCGAACTCGACGCCCGGCACGGCGGCTCGATCATCGAGGCGCAGGTGCAGCGCGCCGTGGCCGACGCGCCCTGGCCCGAGCAGCTGCTCGCCGACGTGGCCGCCGTCGGCATCGACGACTTCGATCTCACCTCCGCGACCGAACGCAACATTGACGACAGCCTCGACCTGGTCGCGATCGCGGTGCGGCCGTGA
- a CDS encoding 1,4-alpha-glucan branching protein domain-containing protein encodes MTHPTADPEPAPGLFTLVLHTHLPWLAHHGRWPVGEEWLYQSWAAAYLPLMRVLRGLAAEDRSHLITLGMTPVVTAQLDDPYCLAGMHHWLANWQLRAQEATTLREPEGLRQFGIREYAEAGAAIEEFTTHWRHGASGLLRQLIDAETIELLGGPLSHPFQPLLNPRLREFALREGLADAQQRFAHTPVGIWAPECAYAPGMETGYAAAGVGHFMVDGPSLHGDTALGRPVGESDVVAFGRDLQVSYRVWSPKSGYPGHAAYRDFHTYDHTTGLKPARVTGRNVPSEEKAPYDPQRADRAIDEHVADFVEVVRRRLISESERIGRPAHVVAAFDTELFGHWWYEGPEWLGRVLRALPAAGVRVGTLADAKAGGFVGAPVELPPSSWGSGKNWQVWNGEKVADLVQLNSEVVDGALSTVDKALAQHAAVGAPTARDRVADQILRETLLTVSSDWPFMVSKDSAADYARYRAHLHAHATREISDALASGRRDHAERLADGWNKADGLFGALDARRLPK; translated from the coding sequence GTGACGCATCCCACCGCAGACCCCGAACCTGCACCAGGTCTGTTCACGCTCGTCCTGCACACCCACCTGCCCTGGCTGGCCCATCACGGCCGCTGGCCGGTCGGCGAGGAGTGGCTGTACCAGTCCTGGGCCGCGGCGTACCTGCCGTTGATGCGGGTGCTGCGCGGGCTGGCCGCCGAGGACCGCAGCCACCTGATCACCCTCGGCATGACGCCGGTGGTCACCGCGCAGCTCGACGACCCCTATTGCCTGGCGGGCATGCACCACTGGCTGGCCAACTGGCAGCTGCGAGCCCAGGAGGCCACCACGCTGCGTGAGCCGGAAGGCTTGCGGCAGTTCGGCATTCGCGAATACGCGGAGGCCGGCGCGGCGATCGAGGAGTTCACCACCCACTGGCGGCACGGCGCCAGCGGGCTGTTGCGCCAGCTGATCGACGCCGAGACCATCGAGCTCCTCGGCGGCCCGCTGTCGCACCCGTTCCAGCCGCTGCTCAACCCGCGGTTGCGCGAGTTCGCCCTGCGCGAAGGTCTGGCCGATGCGCAGCAGCGATTCGCTCACACCCCGGTCGGCATCTGGGCGCCCGAATGTGCGTACGCCCCCGGCATGGAGACCGGTTACGCCGCGGCCGGGGTCGGGCACTTCATGGTGGACGGACCCTCGCTGCACGGTGACACCGCGCTCGGCCGCCCGGTCGGCGAGTCCGATGTGGTGGCTTTCGGGCGCGACCTGCAGGTGAGCTACCGCGTGTGGTCGCCGAAGTCCGGCTACCCCGGCCATGCCGCGTATCGGGATTTCCACACCTATGACCACACCACCGGCCTCAAGCCGGCCCGGGTCACCGGTCGCAACGTCCCGTCCGAGGAGAAGGCGCCCTACGATCCGCAGCGCGCCGACCGGGCGATCGACGAGCACGTCGCCGACTTCGTCGAGGTGGTCCGTCGCCGCCTGATCAGCGAGAGCGAGCGGATCGGCCGCCCGGCCCACGTCGTGGCCGCATTCGACACCGAGTTGTTCGGCCACTGGTGGTACGAGGGCCCGGAGTGGCTCGGCCGGGTGTTGCGGGCGCTGCCGGCAGCCGGGGTGCGGGTCGGCACCCTCGCGGATGCCAAGGCCGGCGGATTCGTCGGCGCCCCGGTCGAATTGCCGCCCAGCTCATGGGGTTCGGGCAAGAACTGGCAGGTCTGGAACGGCGAGAAGGTCGCCGATCTGGTGCAGCTCAACAGCGAGGTGGTGGACGGCGCCCTGAGCACGGTCGACAAGGCGCTCGCCCAGCACGCCGCGGTCGGCGCACCGACCGCGCGCGACCGGGTGGCCGATCAGATCCTGCGGGAGACGCTGTTGACGGTGTCCAGCGACTGGCCGTTCATGGTGAGCAAGGATTCGGCCGCCGATTACGCCCGCTACCGCGCACACCTGCACGCGCACGCCACCCGCGAGATCTCCGACGCCCTGGCCTCGGGCCGCCGCGACCATGCCGAGCGCCTCGCCGACGGCTGGAACAAGGCCGACGGACTGTTCGGTGCCCTCGACGCCCGGCGTCTGCCAAAATGA
- a CDS encoding electron transfer flavoprotein subunit beta/FixA family protein: MTNIVVLIKQVPDTWSERKLSDGDFTLDREAADAVLDEINERAVEEALLIKEREGGDSTVTVLTAGPERATEAIRKALSMGADKAVHLKDDGMHGSDVIQTGWALARALGTIEGTELVIAGNEATDGVGGAVPAVIAEYLGLPQLTHVRKLTVEGGKVTAERETDEGVFTLEATLPAVVSVNEKINEPRFPSFKGIMAAKKKEVTVLTLAEIGVEADEVGVANAGSKVLSSTPKPPKTAGEKVTDEGDGGTKIAEYLVAQKLI; encoded by the coding sequence ATGACGAACATCGTGGTCCTGATCAAACAGGTCCCAGACACTTGGTCGGAGCGCAAGCTGTCCGACGGCGATTTCACCCTCGACCGCGAGGCTGCCGACGCCGTGCTCGACGAGATCAACGAGCGCGCCGTGGAAGAGGCGCTGTTGATCAAGGAGCGTGAGGGCGGAGACAGCACCGTCACCGTGCTGACCGCCGGCCCGGAGCGCGCCACCGAGGCGATCCGCAAGGCGCTGTCCATGGGTGCCGACAAGGCTGTGCACCTCAAGGACGACGGCATGCACGGCTCCGACGTGATCCAGACCGGCTGGGCCCTGGCCCGCGCGCTGGGCACCATCGAGGGCACCGAGCTGGTCATCGCCGGTAACGAGGCCACCGACGGCGTCGGAGGCGCGGTCCCGGCCGTGATCGCCGAGTACCTGGGCCTGCCGCAGCTGACCCACGTGCGCAAGCTGACCGTCGAGGGCGGCAAGGTCACCGCCGAGCGTGAGACCGACGAGGGCGTGTTCACCCTCGAGGCGACGCTCCCGGCTGTGGTCAGCGTCAACGAGAAGATCAACGAGCCCCGCTTCCCCTCCTTCAAGGGCATCATGGCCGCCAAGAAGAAGGAAGTCACCGTGCTCACCCTCGCCGAGATCGGCGTGGAAGCTGACGAGGTCGGCGTCGCCAATGCCGGTTCCAAGGTGCTGTCTTCGACCCCGAAGCCGCCGAAGACCGCCGGTGAGAAGGTGACCGACGAAGGTGACGGCGGCACGAAGATCGCCGAGTACCTGGTTGCCCAAAAGCTGATCTAG
- a CDS encoding MFS transporter, whose amino-acid sequence MAPPRSPVVTLIAAYLGLFIGLVDANAVNLALPAIGDDLGGGVAGAQWTIDSYNVTFAAFLLTAGSLGDRFSRRRMLRIGLATFVTASIACALSPSLTVLLVARAIQGLGAAMMLPQGLAIAAAVYPDPRGRARATAAWAMAAASSTALGPLLGGVLAETIGWRWIFWVNVPVGLLALAASATHLPDSRDPDAARLDLPGQGLAVLALGAATLVLVEGHDWDWRETVLVSATAVAAFIAFLAVQSRSPHPMLPLGLFGSRRLVGALLATFAMTFGIYGLLLVNSFAFQQLRGTGALTTAVWFLPMAIVYLLLIPVANMLVRRAGPRPVMAAGLVLMAAGSLLYAAAGPLGGIGWLELSFVLAGAGLALNTGPAVTLAMDAIPLGRAGLAAGVVNLARLLGITVGVAVLGSAMTVVGGAAGVRTALLVGAGCQLVGAVLALRLTRRTRGAGTPRVQTVGKESCHA is encoded by the coding sequence ATGGCTCCACCACGGTCCCCAGTCGTCACGCTGATCGCCGCTTACCTCGGGCTGTTCATCGGCCTGGTCGATGCGAACGCCGTCAACCTGGCACTACCGGCGATCGGCGACGACCTCGGCGGCGGGGTGGCCGGTGCGCAGTGGACCATCGACTCCTACAACGTGACGTTCGCGGCGTTTCTGCTCACCGCGGGGTCACTGGGAGACCGGTTCAGCCGGCGACGCATGCTGCGCATCGGCTTGGCGACGTTCGTCACGGCGTCGATCGCCTGCGCGCTGAGCCCGTCGCTGACGGTGTTACTGGTGGCACGGGCGATTCAGGGACTCGGCGCGGCGATGATGCTGCCGCAGGGCCTGGCCATCGCCGCGGCGGTCTATCCGGATCCGCGTGGCCGGGCCCGGGCCACGGCGGCGTGGGCGATGGCCGCGGCCAGTAGCACCGCGCTCGGTCCACTGCTCGGCGGCGTCCTGGCCGAAACCATCGGCTGGCGCTGGATCTTCTGGGTCAACGTGCCGGTCGGTCTGCTGGCGCTGGCGGCCAGCGCCACGCATCTGCCGGATTCGCGCGATCCGGATGCCGCCCGCCTCGATCTGCCCGGTCAGGGTCTGGCCGTCCTGGCGCTCGGTGCCGCGACCCTGGTCCTGGTCGAGGGACACGACTGGGATTGGCGGGAGACGGTTCTGGTCAGCGCAACGGCGGTGGCCGCGTTCATCGCATTCCTGGCCGTCCAGAGTCGGAGCCCGCACCCGATGCTGCCGCTGGGCCTGTTCGGCAGCCGCCGGCTGGTCGGCGCTCTGCTGGCCACCTTCGCGATGACGTTCGGCATCTACGGGCTACTGCTGGTGAACAGCTTTGCCTTCCAACAACTCCGGGGCACCGGCGCGTTGACGACTGCTGTGTGGTTCTTGCCGATGGCGATCGTCTACCTGCTGTTGATTCCGGTGGCCAACATGTTGGTCCGTCGCGCCGGCCCGCGCCCGGTGATGGCGGCAGGGCTGGTGCTGATGGCGGCAGGCTCACTGCTCTACGCCGCGGCCGGGCCATTGGGCGGCATCGGATGGCTGGAGCTGTCCTTCGTGCTCGCGGGTGCCGGGCTGGCTCTCAACACCGGCCCGGCGGTGACGCTGGCGATGGACGCGATCCCGTTGGGGCGGGCGGGGCTGGCCGCGGGCGTGGTGAATCTGGCCCGGCTGCTGGGTATCACTGTCGGGGTCGCGGTGTTGGGTAGTGCCATGACAGTCGTCGGTGGTGCCGCCGGGGTGCGGACCGCACTGCTGGTCGGCGCCGGCTGCCAGTTGGTCGGCGCGGTGCTGGCGCTACGGCTGACGCGTCGCACCCGGGGAGCGGGCACACCACGCGTCCAGACCGTCGGGAAGGAGTCGTGTCATGCGTGA
- a CDS encoding glycosyltransferase family 4 protein, whose product MKILMVSWEYPPVVVGGLGRHVHHLATALAEAGHEIVVLSRRPTDTDPSTHPSTDEVSEGVRVVAAAQDPHEFEFGTDMMAWTLAMGHSMVRTGLAVKDNSGDRWVPDLVHAHDWLVAHPAIALAEYFDVPLVSTIHATEAGRHSGWVSGPISRQVHAVESWLVRESDSLITCSASMSDEITELFGPELSEIRVIRNGIDADLWPFAPRRPHQGPPELLYLGRLEYEKGVHDAIAALPRIRRAHPGTTLTIAGDGTQQQWLVEQARKHKVLKATRFVGRLGHEELLQALQSADAAVLPSHYEPFGIVALEAAATGTPLVTSNVGGLGEAVIDGQTGMSFAPRDVAGLAAAVRAVLDDPEAAQRRAIAARERLSADFDWHTVAAETSQVYLAAKRAEREPHSRRPIVEHALPDR is encoded by the coding sequence ATGAAGATCCTGATGGTGTCATGGGAGTACCCGCCCGTCGTCGTCGGCGGTCTGGGCAGGCATGTGCACCACCTGGCCACGGCACTGGCCGAGGCCGGCCACGAGATCGTGGTCCTCAGCCGCAGGCCCACCGACACCGACCCCAGCACGCACCCGTCCACCGACGAGGTCAGCGAAGGCGTGCGCGTGGTGGCAGCTGCGCAGGATCCGCACGAGTTCGAGTTCGGCACGGACATGATGGCCTGGACCCTGGCCATGGGTCACTCGATGGTGCGCACCGGCCTTGCGGTCAAAGACAATTCGGGTGACCGCTGGGTACCCGACCTGGTCCACGCCCACGATTGGCTGGTGGCCCATCCTGCCATCGCACTGGCCGAATACTTCGATGTGCCATTGGTTTCCACCATCCATGCCACCGAGGCGGGCCGGCATTCCGGCTGGGTCTCCGGCCCGATCAGCCGCCAGGTGCACGCCGTGGAATCGTGGCTGGTGCGCGAATCCGATTCGCTGATCACGTGTTCGGCGTCGATGAGCGATGAGATCACCGAGCTGTTCGGTCCCGAACTGTCCGAGATCAGGGTGATCCGCAACGGGATCGACGCCGATCTCTGGCCGTTCGCCCCACGGCGCCCCCACCAGGGCCCACCCGAACTCCTCTACCTCGGCCGCCTGGAATACGAGAAGGGCGTGCACGACGCGATCGCGGCCCTGCCCCGGATCCGGCGCGCACATCCCGGTACCACCCTGACCATCGCCGGTGACGGTACCCAGCAGCAGTGGCTCGTCGAGCAAGCCCGAAAGCACAAGGTGCTCAAGGCAACCCGGTTCGTCGGACGGCTCGGCCACGAGGAACTGCTCCAGGCCCTGCAGTCCGCCGATGCCGCCGTGCTGCCCAGCCACTACGAGCCGTTCGGCATCGTGGCACTGGAGGCCGCGGCCACCGGAACCCCGCTGGTGACGTCCAACGTGGGCGGTCTCGGCGAAGCCGTGATCGACGGCCAGACCGGAATGTCCTTCGCACCCCGGGATGTGGCGGGCCTGGCCGCGGCGGTCCGCGCAGTACTCGACGACCCCGAGGCCGCGCAGCGCCGGGCGATCGCCGCCCGCGAGCGCCTCAGCGCCGACTTCGACTGGCACACCGTGGCCGCCGAGACCAGCCAGGTCTACCTGGCCGCCAAACGTGCCGAGCGGGAGCCACATTCGCGCCGGCCGATCGTCGAGCACGCACTGCCCGACCGCTGA
- a CDS encoding acyltransferase: protein MTTMWGAPIHKRWRGSRLRDPRQADFLTKASLKWVIDNRAYTPWYLVRYWRLLKFKLANPHIITRGMVFLGKGVEIQCTPELAQMEIGRWVHIGDKNTIRCHEGSLRIGDKVVLGRDNVINTYLDIELGDSALMADWCYVCDFDHKMDNIEMPIKDQGIVKGPVRIGPDTWIAAKVTILRNTSIGRGCVLGAHAVVKGEIPDFSIAVGAPAKVVKNRKLDWETSAAERAELAAALADIERKKAANSN from the coding sequence ATGACGACGATGTGGGGCGCTCCGATTCACAAGCGCTGGCGTGGCTCCCGGCTGCGTGATCCGCGCCAGGCCGATTTCCTGACGAAGGCGTCGCTGAAATGGGTCATCGACAATCGTGCCTACACCCCGTGGTACCTGGTGCGGTACTGGCGGCTGCTGAAGTTCAAGCTGGCCAACCCGCACATCATCACCCGCGGCATGGTCTTCCTCGGCAAGGGCGTGGAGATCCAGTGCACCCCGGAACTGGCGCAGATGGAGATCGGCCGCTGGGTCCACATCGGCGACAAGAACACCATCCGCTGCCACGAAGGCTCGCTGCGCATCGGCGACAAGGTGGTGCTGGGCCGCGACAACGTGATCAACACCTACCTCGACATCGAGCTCGGCGACTCCGCGCTGATGGCCGACTGGTGCTATGTGTGCGACTTCGACCACAAGATGGACAACATCGAGATGCCCATCAAGGACCAGGGCATCGTCAAGGGCCCGGTGCGCATCGGCCCGGACACCTGGATCGCCGCCAAGGTCACCATCCTGCGCAACACCTCGATCGGCCGCGGCTGCGTGCTGGGGGCTCATGCCGTGGTCAAGGGTGAGATCCCGGATTTCTCGATCGCCGTCGGGGCGCCGGCCAAGGTGGTCAAGAACCGCAAGCTGGACTGGGAGACCTCGGCCGCCGAGCGCGCCGAACTCGCCGCGGCACTGGCCGACATCGAGCGCAAGAAGGCGGCCAACAGCAACTGA
- a CDS encoding ArsR/SmtB family transcription factor gives MREAQELAEATEVDIAAVAALLADPARCKVLLALDDGRALPAGVLAEEAGISRPTASSHLAKLTEAGLLTVRTQGRHRYYRLAGPEVGALIEQLGRLAPVRPVTSLREGTRAARLRSARTCYDHIAGRLGVQLMGSLLDRGVLTGGDGWFHPGGTDRLSSPGHDVAYQLTDDGRRLLSQMGVELPTGPRPLVRYCVDWTEQRHHIAGGLGRAILDQFLAAEWLRRTPRHRALTVTAAGRAALNDRFGIDWTG, from the coding sequence ATGCGTGAGGCCCAGGAGCTGGCTGAGGCGACCGAGGTGGACATCGCCGCGGTGGCCGCGCTGCTGGCCGATCCGGCACGCTGCAAGGTGCTGCTGGCGCTCGACGACGGCCGCGCTCTGCCTGCCGGCGTGCTGGCCGAGGAAGCCGGGATCAGCCGTCCGACTGCCAGCAGTCATCTCGCCAAGTTGACCGAGGCAGGCCTGCTCACGGTCCGCACGCAAGGCCGTCACCGCTACTACCGGCTGGCCGGGCCCGAGGTCGGTGCGCTCATCGAGCAACTCGGGCGGCTGGCGCCGGTCCGGCCCGTCACCTCGCTGCGGGAGGGCACGCGTGCAGCTCGGCTGCGCTCCGCCCGAACCTGTTACGACCACATCGCCGGGCGGCTCGGGGTGCAGCTGATGGGCAGCCTGCTCGATCGCGGTGTCCTCACCGGCGGGGACGGGTGGTTTCACCCCGGCGGCACCGACCGGCTGAGCAGCCCGGGCCACGATGTGGCCTATCAACTCACCGACGACGGCCGCCGCCTGCTGTCGCAGATGGGTGTCGAATTACCCACCGGCCCTAGGCCACTGGTGCGCTACTGCGTCGACTGGACTGAGCAGCGGCACCACATCGCCGGTGGGTTGGGCCGGGCCATTCTCGACCAGTTCCTGGCCGCGGAGTGGCTGCGCCGCACTCCGCGGCACCGCGCCCTCACTGTCACCGCTGCCGGCCGTGCCGCCCTGAACGATCGATTCGGCATCGACTGGACCGGCTGA